The DNA sequence CAGTAACCTATAGAAGTAATGAAGTGGCGCAGATGTTTGATGCCATTTTCGTAACTCTGCGCACAGCAGTTTCTTACCCTCTACGAGTAGATCGGCGGCACAACTTTGTACTGCTATATAACTCTGAGCGCGCTAAGAGCTATGTTGCGTCAGCTCAACGACCGTATACGGCCATTAGAACAGAAGAGGGCGAGGTTTCAAATGCCTACGGCATACTACTTGATCTGCTTGACCGAACATCGAATAAGCTATCTCTCTATATGTCGCCAATCACTAATTCTTGCTTCAGATACGGCCGTAACTTGTGCTTCTTTGATCAACTAAGACGTAAAGCTAAAGCAGGGCAGTTAGATCTCGGATTAAGTGGAACTTTTTACGTAACTCAAAAAAATTCATCTCAAACAAAACCTTTATGGCATTCAATAGATCCTGCTGACAGGCTTTCGTGGACCCCAACTTTTACTAAGATCTTTCCACTTCAACGTGAGTTCCCGAACTTAATCGGTGCGTACACCGGACGCGACTCTACCTACACAGTTCATCATGAACGTTTTGCACTACTTGATCCTGATACACTTATTACTGGTTCTGCAAATTTTGTGATGCCTTTTTCCTTAAATACAATTGAAATTCTTAGAATTCCTGCAATCTACCGTGCAGCTAAGAAAGAGGTGGTAACCTACGAGGAGCCCTATTTTGTGGCTCGCGGAGGTGCAGGGTTAGGACGTCTGGCGCCCATGGAGAAAGACTGCTTGTTCTTTTTTGAGAAACGCGTTGGGGGTGATTTAATTACTGCTGCACCGCCCCCTCTAAAGCAGTTTAGACGGGAGGATCTGCTTAAGGCTTTAACGCGGCAACACTTTGACTGGAAGGTCGAAGAGCTTCGGCTGGTCATGCCGAGTGAGGAGTCGTGGACTAATAATCCAGCGACTGATCTCTTTTCATTGCAAGCTGTAGAAGCGCAGATTTTAAGCCATAGTTCGTATTTTTGTGTTTGGCATGAAGCGGAGCAGAGATCTGTGGTGGTGCGGTTGTCGGAGTATTAACGGGTTGGATCAAGTAACAGGTCAAGGATCTTGCGAGAGCGGGCGTATACAACACCAGGCGCAAAGCTTTCACGTGGGCCCCCCACATTAAGTATGCGCACGTCATGTGTTCTGATCCACTCCCAAAATTGTACTACGTTGGGCTGCTCGTCGAGATCTAGAATTAGTACGGGACGACCGTGCGCCAGCGCTCTATCAGAGGTGAGGTTGGTTCCATCGGTTGGAGCGCCGTGCGTTAGCACGAGCGTAGCATCTGAGTCGTAGGCGTTAAGCTCCGTGCGTACCGCCGGAGTTGGGCTACCACACGGGGTGAGTGGATAGTGTGAGGCTATAGCCCCATCCTCTGCCCAGCGCTGATCGGGACACCAACCACGACAGGGCAGCATAAGTTTTAGGGCGGAATCGAGCGCCGCTCTATCAACTCCACTCTGTCCTCCGTTGACGATAAAGAGTCTACGCTTACCCGCAACAACGTTGATGATACGCTTGCCGATCTCTGTTTCTGCGCTCTCTGGAAGTAAAGATTCTCCCTGCATGACCCCCTCCTAATCAAAAACTAACAGCCCGAGGGCCGTTCCACTAACTATCCGTAAGGACTGCAGCATACACATCTTTTAAGTCAATTACTGTAGGTTATTGCTTAGGTAAGGGTGTTGGCCACCTATAAGGTTAGGTTGATTAAGCTCCCATTATGCATTATCCCTTAGTAGTATGATGCATCCGAACGAAAACCATAGTACCGATCATAGTACGACTGATCTGCAAGCCCACTCCTTTCCTAAGCTTGGGCCGAGGATAGGTATATTCGATCAGCACGCTGTCCAAACAGACGGGACAGTAACAGCCTACTCAGCAACAGAGCTAAGCGACCTTAAGAACTGCCTTAAGTTCGCTACCAAGCTGATGGTGAGGGGGGAGTCGCTCTGGAGCGAGAAGGGCACACAGTGGTACGAGGTATTCGTGGCCAGTATAGAGCGTGGGATCCAACTTATCGTTGCGAAGGCTCCGATCGAACATGTAATGGCAGGGTTACTCTCGGACCCCTTTAATTTCATTAAATCTAAGTCAAGGGCAACGGATTCCTCAGAGAGCTTACTGCTTATTATAGATAAGATAGAGGCGAAGTTCGGCCCTGCTACTATTAAGTCGCTCGAATCAGAAAGCTTCGTGCGTTATTGCAAGGAGAGCGTATCGCAGGAGAGCGATCCAGTGGCGCATCAGAGCTATGCAGCTTTTCGTATGGCCGCCTCTTTATACTAGGGGATCGATCGTAGGTGGGGGCCAAATGAGACCCTGCCCTTGATGCAACACGCGAGTGAGGTAGGATTACTGCTGCTTGCAGCACAGTACTCCACGCAAACTGTGGCTGCCGGATTTCTTCACGATGCCTTTGAAAACTACATCAAGATGCCCAAGGATGAGATACTCAGAGAATTCAATACTAAGCTTGTTGGTTATTTTACGCCGCATGAAGTTAATCGGATTGTGGCGTTAATAGAGGCAAATACGGAGCCTGGCAAGGGGCACGGCGATGAGAATTGGTTGGTTAGAAAAAGCGAGGTGTTTAATGCGCTGCACCGAGGCGATTCCGAGATGGCGGCGGTGTGCTGTGCCTCCAAGATCTCAACCCTTGCAGCAGGCAATAAGTGGAAGTATCTCGGACAGCCCATACAGCGCTGGTCTCAAGGCACGCATGCAGAAAACATGGTACACTCTCAGACATTAGCACGTCTCTTCGAAGAGAAAGGTGTAAGTACAGATTTGATAGGTGCTTTTAATAAGCAGCTTGATCTGTTCTCAAAATGGGACGAGTCATCTCCAGATGAGTCACTAGAAAGATAGGATAGCCCCGTAACGCGCCATTCTACCACTATCCAGCCGCTACTTTGCCCCAACAAGATATGGGATCTAAAGAGCCAATATAAAAGACCGGCATTATCAAAGGCCCTGAATGAATGCGCCTAGTTAAGAGAGGCTAGCGGAGCATGGGTTCGAAGCGCATGCGGCTTTGAGAGGCCATCCAATATTGAGAGAGCATCGCTCTCCGTCCAAATCTTCGTTTGTGTAAAATAATTAGCAATGCTCTCTTCAGGGGTACTCCTATTCATCAAGATATTTCTAATAGCAAATACCAGTGGTGCAGAGGCCTCGGAGTCGTTGTTTTGAATTCGGCGTGCCATTGCGTGCGTAGCTATCACGCCCTCCGCCGTTAAACTGTGCCCATTTTTATCCAGCTTCGTCATGATCTCATAGATGTTTTCGCCACATGCAAGGCGCATTCCAGCCTGTACATTTCTACTTGTCAGGCTGTTTACTGTAAGGTTCATGTCGAACCCCCCGGCCATAGTAAGCTGTGAGCCCTTTCCACCACCCTCAGACTTGACCACATTGATCGTCTCACGACTCGCAAAGTGAGAGAGGCGATGAAGGGTCTGATCGTCAAGCTCTATCCGTTGAGGCCCATGCGAGATGCTCACCCGTTTGACGATTCTGTAGCCGCCAGCTCCATCTTCCTCAAGGCCCCCATTATTTTTCATGATTCCGAGGATAATCCCCGCTGCGAATGCAGCTATGTTCTTCATCGAAGATGCAACCTCTAGCGCAGTTGAGTTGTTGTAGATCTCAATGTTTCTATCCCCATTCATTCCACTAAAGACCCAGAACGCTTTTGCAAGAGCCTCTGTAGGTCTCTCACTACCCTGACTCACGGCACTGAGGGTCAGTCCTACATATCCACCCTGTTTTACATCCTTTGCAAAGCCAGGACCCGCCACGAACACCAAGTTTCTTGCAACATGCTTCCAGTTTGGATGCTTCTCTATGTACTCAAGTGGGGTGCACGCATTAGATCCCTCTGGAGGCCCATCACGTAGTGATCGCTCAGACTCCAAAGGATTCCAATTTGGCACGATAAGCCCCTTGGCCAGACTAACAACAACTGAATCTGGATGAGGGCGTATCTTGTTAAGCACGTTCGGAA is a window from the Pseudomonadota bacterium genome containing:
- a CDS encoding putative molybdenum carrier protein, which codes for MQGESLLPESAETEIGKRIINVVAGKRRLFIVNGGQSGVDRAALDSALKLMLPCRGWCPDQRWAEDGAIASHYPLTPCGSPTPAVRTELNAYDSDATLVLTHGAPTDGTNLTSDRALAHGRPVLILDLDEQPNVVQFWEWIRTHDVRILNVGGPRESFAPGVVYARSRKILDLLLDPTR